One window from the genome of Oryza glaberrima chromosome 3, OglaRS2, whole genome shotgun sequence encodes:
- the LOC127768210 gene encoding uncharacterized protein LOC127768210, with protein sequence MGYLQEARENHVKKKVEEALRSKMKQKALKECDFYCSKYAECARGRTFSVVWQCRKQAKELNDCLHQFTNDAVLEEMKKAYMVEQESKEKNQ encoded by the exons ATGGGGTACCTGCAGGAGGCCAGGGAGAATCACGTCAAGAAGAAGGTCGAGGAAG CTTTGCGGAGCAAAATGAAGCAGAAGGCCCTTAAGGAGTGTGATTTCTACTGCTCAAAATATGCTGAGTGTGCTCGAGGTAGAACTTTTTCGGTGGTATGGCAATGCCGCAAACAAGCAAAAGAGTTGAATGATTGCCTTCATCAATT CACAAATGATGCAGTCCTGGAAGAAATGAAGAAGGCTTACATGGTTGAGCAAGAGAGCAAGGAAAAGAACCAATAA
- the LOC127765725 gene encoding uncharacterized protein LOC127765725 has translation MGLFGGKSASSKQTAKLKSLIKLAAARVAVARRPRLGRRSIARGDVAQLLSIGHLDRALLRAEQVIDEDNMLEVLDIVELYCKILIEQATQLDKPKECGEEIKEAAAGLMFASARCGDLPELLDARAILADKFGRDFAAAAKDGAHGVVDPTLVRKLSGAPASTEQKQRLTKVIAAENDILLEFPENTGDTDQGKQNEQAKNVRAEQFVEQNEVKREHHEVQGRQRFVDEEVNPRLARLSVQEQYADARMAAEAAFKSASFAAMAARAAVELSRSESQGKGSRGGGGGGYEKVHPVQNSVAGEKEAPPSWKPHKPPSPSPSPSLSDRSTATSVGSEGTQKGKGVVFDGSDEEVDDVAWTPQLRRPPYRRASTMGIGSGAWNGEAGRVGADPQPFQDGVYNNSQHPRPPHRRHASELGAGAGAPREPLVSLAPQRGQYRDPPYRRDPAAYRDINAGAAQRRQPDGAGARPYESSDYVHPPYARIVSALERSNEHIARHEEVRRIGTGERVLQERVYGAGGAPGRAPLNQEQGRLNSVRTRR, from the exons ATGGGCCTCTTCGGCGGCAAGAGCGCCTCTTCGAAGCAGACCGCCAAGCTCAAGTCCCTGATCAAGCTCGCTgccgcgcgcgtcgccgtcgcccgccggcCCCGCCTCGGGCGCCGCTCCATTGCCCGCGGCGATGTCGCGCAGCTCCTCTCCATCGGCCACCTCGACCGCGCTCTCCTCCGT GCAGAGCAAGTCATCGACGAGGACAACATGCTGGAGGTGCTGGACATCGTAGAGCTCTACTGCAAAATCCTCATCGAGCAGGCCACGCAGCTAGATAAGCCCAA AGAGTGCGGCGAGGAGatcaaggaggcggcggcagggctcATGTTCGCGTCGGCGCGGTGCGGCGACCTGCCGGAGCTGCTCGACGCGCGGGCCATCCTGGCGGACAAGTTCGGCCGGGacttcgccgcggcggccaagGACGGCGCCCACGGCGTCGTCGATCCCACG TTGGTGCGGAAGTTGTCCggcgcgccggcgagcacggAGCAGAAGCAGAGGCTGACTAAGGTGATCGCCGCCGAGAACGATATCTTACTGGAATTTCCCGAGAACACCGGAGATACCGATCAG GGCAAGCAGAATGAACAAGCCAAGAACGTCCGAGCTGAACAATTTGTCGAACAGAATGAGGTCAAGAGGGAGCATCACGAG GTTCAGGGGAGGCAGAGGTTTGTTGACGAAGAAGTGAACCCGAGACTTGCTCGGCTGAGCGTGCAAGAACAGTACGCCGACGCCaggatggcggcggaggcggccttcAAGTCGGCATCGTTCGCCGCGATGGCCGCGAGGGCGGCCGTCGAGCTCTCGCGGTCGGAGTCGCAGGGGAAGGGatcgagaggcggcggcggcggcggctacgagAAGGTGCATCCGGTGCAGAATTCGGTTGCGGGCGAGAAGGAGGCGCCGCCCTCCTGGAAGCCGCACAAGcctccgtcgccatcgccgtcgccgtcgttgagCGACAGGAGCACGGCGACGTCGGTCGGGTCGGAGGGGACGCAGAAGGGGAAGGGCGTCGTGTTCGACGGGAGCGACGAGGAAGTGGACGACGTCGCCTGGACTCCGCAGCTGCGCCGGCCTCCCTACAGGAGGGCCTCCACTATGGGCATCGGCAGCGGCGCGTGGAACGGGGAGGCCGGCAGGGTCGGCGCCGACCCGCAGCCGTTCCAGGACGGCGTGTACAACAACTCGCAACACCCGCGCCCGCCGCACAGGAGGCACGCCTCcgagctcggcgccggcgccggcgcgccccGCGAGCCCCTGGTGTCCCTGGCGCCCCAACGCGGCCAGTACAGGGACCCGCCCTACAGGAGGGACCCCGCGGCCTACAGAGACATCAACGCCGGCGCGGCGCAACGGCGGCAgccggacggcgccggcgcgagACCGTACGAGAGCTCGGACTACGTCCACCCGCCGTACGCTCGGATCGTGTCGGCGCTGGAACGCAGCAACGAGCACATCGCGCGGCACGAGGAGGTGCGCAGGATCGGCACCGGCGAGCGGGTGCTCCAGGAGAGGGTgtacggcgccggcggcgcgccggggcgCGCGCCGCTGAACCAGGAGCAGGGGAGGCTCAACTCGGTGCGCACCCGAAGATGA
- the LOC127768366 gene encoding uncharacterized protein LOC127768366, which yields MGFLHRKTSKQTSKLKTLLGLAVLRIATARGPHLARKSIATDDVRQLLTLDHLDRAIHRAEQVIAEDNMLEAFEMIEMYCKRLIEHAAKLDKPGECTDEIREAAASVMFAAGWCSELPELLFARTILADKFGSDFTEAAKDGTGIVDPMLMWKLSSDAKSMELKRKVTKEIAMENNIIVDFSELQDAIKDEED from the exons ATGGGGTTCCTCCATCGGAAGACCTCCAAGCAGACGAGCAAGCTCAAGACCCTCCTGGGGCTCGCCGTCTTGCGCATCGCCACCGCTCGCGGGCCCCACCTTGCTCGCAAATCCATTGCCACCGATGATGTTCGCCAGCTTCTCACCCTCGACCACCTCGATCGCGCCATCCACCGG GCAGAGCAGGTCATAGCGGAGGACAACATGTTGGAGGCGTTCGAAATGATAGAGATGTATTGCAAGCGACTCATCGAGCATGCTGCGAAGCTGGACAAGCCTGG GGAGTGCACCGATGAGATACGAGAGGCTGCCGCGTCGGTCATGTTCGCCGCCGGTTGGTGCAGCGAATTGCCGGAGTTGCTGTTCGCGCGCACCATCCTTGCGGATAAGTTTGGCAGCGACTTCACCGAGGCGGCCAAGGACGGCACCGGAATCGTCGATCCCATG TTGATGTGGAAGTTGTCCAGTGATGCGAAAAGCATGGAGCTAAAGAGGAAGGTGACGAAAGAGATAGCCATGGAGAACAACATCATAGTGGACTTCTCTGAGCTCCAAGATGCGATCAAGGATGAAGAAGACTGA